In Nymphaea colorata isolate Beijing-Zhang1983 chromosome 3, ASM883128v2, whole genome shotgun sequence, a genomic segment contains:
- the LOC126409955 gene encoding uncharacterized protein LOC126409955 — MAVLLTNELLRKFYLQPSTRCSPLQGNELHVEKESDQTSGNIAMASSAPGARWSHALIRKNVPPVATGIAAMQKHELIGTKRPGMGLLKRQRGRYWTGMPFVGGNQTIGRTKLRLARKHQKLGKLVPDGEFIDRVSLLSETAAYIVALKTQVHVTNNIVNVVELFNEIGEG, encoded by the coding sequence ATGGCAGTTCTACTGACTAATGAGTTACTAAGAAAATTTTATCTGCAGCCTTCAACAAGGTGCTCTCCGCTTCAAGGGAATGAACTTCATGTAGAGAAGGAGAGTGATCAAACAAGCGGCAATATAGCAATGGCTTCTTCCGCCCCAGGTGCACGTTGGAGCCATGCCCTCATCAGAAAAAATGTTCCTCCAGTTGCCACAGGCATTGCTGCTATGCAGAAACATGAACTCATTGGCACAAAGAGGCCTGGCATGGGGCTGCTAAAACGGCAAAGAGGAAGGTACTGGACAGGTATGCCATTTGTAGGAGGCAATCAAACGATAGGACGAACAAAGCTGAGATTAGCAAGAAAACATCAGAAGTTGGGAAAACTTGTACCCGATGGAGAATTCATCGATAGAGTTTCCCTCCTCAGTGAGACTGCAGCCTATATCGTCGCTCTTAAAACACAGGTGCATGTGACGAACAATATTGTTAATGTCGTCGAGCTTTTTAACGAAATAGGCGAAGGATAG